A portion of the Macrobrachium nipponense isolate FS-2020 chromosome 12, ASM1510439v2, whole genome shotgun sequence genome contains these proteins:
- the LOC135224901 gene encoding glycoprotein-N-acetylgalactosamine 3-beta-galactosyltransferase 1-like has product MSTTIYHWINWGLMLLSYVASLSLSGVITGKIIKAIISPDSRLLFNQFHLRQHQSEDNPGNRIRILCWVLATSDKRVNALAAKKTWGKRCDKFVIVSDVADSDLGTVQVKSRLQNGKEVLWLKTRESFKYLFDIHLQDFDWFLKADVDTYIIVENLRYVLTLYDPDFPIALGERANVDGNSNYSFLSGGSGYALSRAALKIFGEVAYPDTNPCQARAIANEDVMMGHCMTKSGIMLGDTRDELERHRFYHNKPEDYIEGKWRKWFPSVMKYRYDKASSHKIKLWMNVKFTRSGKWGINSLSETTVSFHTLKNATSLYLLENLIYEVKVSSCD; this is encoded by the exons ATGTCCACGACGATATATCATTGGATCAACTGGG GTCTGATGTTATTAAGCTATGTGGCCAGTCTCTCCTTGTCTGGAGTGATCACGGGAAAGATTATCAAGGCCATAATTTCACCGGACAGTCGCCTCCTGTTCAACCAGTTTCATCTTCGCCAACACCAATCTGAAG ATAACCCAGGAAATCGTATTCGAATCCTGTGTTGGGTGCTGGCCACGTCTGACAAGAGAGTAAATGCATTGGCTGCCAAGAAGACGTGGGGTAAGAGATGTGACAAGTTCGTCATCGTCAGCGATGTCGCGG ATTCGGATCTGGGAACGGTGCAGGTAAAATCGCGTTTACAAAATGGAAAGGAAGTCCTTTGGCTGAAAACAAGAGAAAGCTTCAAATATCTCTTCGATATCCACCTTCAGGACTTCGACTGGTTCCTTAAAGCTGATGTTGATAC ATATATTATTGTTGAGAACCTGAGATATGTGTTGACGCTCTACGATCCAGACTTTCCAATTGCTCTGGGAGAACGCGCCAATGTTGATGGCAACTCTAATTACAGTTTCTTATCGGGTG GCTCTGGGTATGCTTTGAGTCGAGCTGCTCTGAAGATATTCGGCGAAGTTGCATATCCCGACACAAATCCCTGTCaagcaagagctattgccaatgaGGATGTCATGATGG GTCATTGCATGACGAAATCTGGGATCATGTTGGGTGATACAAGAGACGAACTCGAGAGGCACAGGTTCTATCACAACAAACCCGAAGATTATATCGAAGGCAAATGGCGAAAATGGTTTCCATCGGTGATGAAATACAGATATGACAAGGCGAGTTCACATAAGATTAAGTTATGGATGAACGTTAAATTCACTCGCTCTGGAaaatgg GGAATCAACAGTTTATCTGAAACGACCGTATCGTTCCACACCTTGAAGAACGCAACCAGTCTCTACCTCCTTGAAAACTTGATTTACGAAGTGAAGGTCTCATCGTGCGATTAA